The segment GTGCGCCTCAGCGACCTGGCCCAGCAGACGGCACCCGAGCAGCCGCCGGAATCGTCGTGATCCCGCCGGAAGCCCTCGCGCGGACGATCAGCCGCGACGACTTCCAGTACATCACCGGTGTCCTGCACGACCACACCGGCATCAAGCTCGCCCCCGGCAAGGAGGCCCTGGTCGCCGGGCGCCTCGACAAACGGATCCGGGCGCTCGGGCTGGGCGGGTACTCCGACTATGTGCGCCTGCTGCGCGACCGCCGCGACGAGGGCGAGTTGCGGCAGCTCATCGACCTGCTCACGACGAACGAGACGTTCTTCTTCCGGGAGTCGCAGCACTTCGACTACATCCGCCGCGAAGTGCTGCCGAACCGGCACCCGGGACGCACCTTCCGGCTGTGGAGCGCGGCCAGTTCGACCGGCGAGGAGGCGTACACCGCGGCCATGGTGCTCGCCGACGTCCTGCCGCCCGGCTCGTGGGAGATCATCGGCACGGACATCTCGACCCGGGTCGTGGAGGGCGCGCGTACCGGTCTCTATCCGATCGCCGCGGCCGAGCGGATCCCGAAACCGCTGCTGCGCCGCTTCTGCCTGAAGGGCCGCGACGAGTACCAGGGCCTGATGACCGTCACCCGCGAACTGCGTGCCAAGGTCCAGTTCCACTGCCGCAACCTGCACGAGGACTTCTCCGGGCTGGGCCGCTTCGACGTGATCATGCTGCGCAACGTGATGATCTACTTCGACATGGAGACGAAGCGCTCGCTGATCCCGCGGCTGACCGAGATGCTGGTCCCCGGCGGACACCTGATCGTCGGCAGTTCCGAGTCGCTGAACGCCATTCCATCGCGGTTGAAGATGGTGGAGCCGTCGATCTACCGGCTGGACGGGGACAGCCGTGGCTGAGGTCTTCCTGCACCCCGGCGACTACCACTTCGGGGACGCCGGCACCCGGATTCACACGGTGCTGGGCTCGTGCGTGTCGATCACCATCTGGCATCCCGGACTGCGGATCGGCGGCATGTGCCACTACATGCTGCCGGGACACTGCCCGGCCTCGGACCAGTGGGACGCCCGCTACGCCGACGGCGCGATCGCCCGGTTCCGGCGCGACGTGCAGCGGACGAACACCACGCCACGCCAGTACGAGGTGAAGATGTTCGGCGGCGGCCGGCAGTTCCCGCACCTGAACACCCCGGCCCCGCTGGACGTCGCCGGCAACAACATCGAGGCGGGGATCTGCCTGCTCGAGGAGAGCGGCTTCCATCTGACCGTGCGCGAGTTCGGCGGCACCGGCGCCCGCCGGCTGATCTTCGACATCGGAACCGGTGCGGTCTGGCTGCGGGCACTCGACCCGCTGAGTCACGGAGGCCCGGCATGACCGGCAAGATCGGGGTGCTCATCGTCGACGACTCGGCCGTCGTCCGGCAGGTGCTCTCCGCCCGCCTGCGCGGCCAGCCCGGCATCGAGGTCACCGGCGCCGTCGCCGACCCGATCTTCGCGATGGACCACATGAACAAGTCCTGGCCGGACGTCGTGGTGCTGGACATCGAGATGCCGCGAATGGACGGGCTCACCTTCCTCAAGAAGATCATGGAGGTCCGGCCCACCCCGGTGGTCATCTGCTCCACGCTGTCCCAGCGCAACGCCGAGGTCTCGATGGAGGCGCTCGCGTCCGGGGCGGTCGCGGTGATCGCCAAGCCGGAGACCGGGCTGAAGAAGTTCATCGAGGACGACGGCGGCGACATCGTGTCAGCGGTCCGGGCAGCGGCGGCCGCCGGCCAGCGCCGCAGGGCCCGCCCGGCCGCTGCCGCTCCCGTCCTGGCCCGGCCGAGTGCGCCCCGGCCACGATCGCTGGCCACGGCCGCGGAACGACTGATCGCGATCGGTACGTCCACCGGCGGCACCCAGGCCCTGGAGAAGGTGCTGCCCGCGCTGAAACCCGGCCTGCCGGGCGTGGTCCTGGTGCAGCACATGCCGGAGAAGTTCACCGCAGCGTTCGCCGGGCGGCTCGACACCATGTGCCGGGTCCGGGTCAAGGAAGCCGAGGACGGCGATCCGGTGCTGCCCGGTCACGTGCTGGTCGCCCCCGGTGGGCGGCATCTCGAGGTGGTCCGGATGGACACGCGATACCGGGTCCGGGTCTTCGACGGACCGCCGGTCAACCGGCACCGCCCGTCGGTCGACGTGCTGTTCCGCTCGGTCGCCAAGGCGGCCGGCCCGGACGCGATCGGCGTGATCATGACCGGGATGGGCGACGACGGCGCCCGCGGGCTGCTCGAGATGCGCAAGGCGGGCGCGTTCACGGTGGCGCAGGACGAGGCGACCTGCGTGGTGCACGGCATGCCCCGCGAAGCGGTGGCGCTCGGCGCCGCCGATCGTGAGGTTCCGCTACTCCAGATCGCGGAGGTGATCCACCAGCATGGCTGAAACGCTCATCGCGGTGATCTCGCTGGCGGTCGGCGCGGCCGCCGGCTACTGGCTGCGCGGCCGCACCGACCGGCCCGGCCCGGCGACCCTGCCGGCGGCAGCACCCGACCGGTACGCGAACGACGTCTCCCAGTTCGCCGGCGCGGTGGCCCCGGTCTGGTCGGCGCAGATCGATTCATCGCGTAACCAGATGGAAAACGCCGTCGGACAACTCACCGAGAAGTTCGCCGGCATCGTCGAGAACCTCGACTCGGTGCTCACCTCCTCCACCGGCGTGCTGGACGAGAGCTCCGGCGGGGCGTTCGACCGCAGCCGGGAACGCCTCGGCGGGGTGGTCGGCACCCTCGACGACGCGCTGACCGGCAAACGACAGGCGCTCGAGGAGCTGCATTCGCTGCTCGGCCTCAACGAGGAGCTGCGCCGGATGTCCGGCGAGGTCACCCGGATCGCCGCGCAGACCAACCTGCTCGCGCTCAACGCCGCCATCGAGGCCCAGCGGGTCGGCGAGGCCGGCGCCGCGTTCGGGGTGGTCGCGCTGGAGGTGCGCCAGCTCGCCGACCGTTCGCAGAACACCAGCGAGCGCATGGTGGAGAAGGTCGACCGGGTCGCCGAGGCGATCACCTCGGTGCTGGCCACCGCGGAGGCCAACGCCGAACGCGAAGGCAACGCCGTGGCGCACGCCAACGGCGAGGTGCAGGCCGTGCTGGACGACCTGATGAGCATGCTGTCGCGTATGCAGAACTCGTCGCAGGAGCTGGAGCAGGCCGCGGTCGGCATCCGCGGCGAGATCGGCGACTCCCTGGTCAACCTGCAGTTCCAGGACCGGGTCAACCAGATGCTGGAACACCTGCGGGACAACATCGGCCGGTTCCCCGAGGTGGCCGCGTCGGCTGCCGCGGGCGTCGCACCGCTGGACGCCAAGGTGCTGCTCGACGAACTCGCCGCCCGCTACACGATGGCCGAGGAGCATCAGGCCCACCAGTCCGGAACGCCCGTCAAGGTAAACGAATCCGAAATCACGTTCTTCTAGGGAGACGACGATGGCCAAGAGCATTCTCATCGTGGACGACTCGGCGTCCGTACGACAGGTCGTCAGTATCGCCCTGAAGGGCGCGGGCTACGAAGTGATCACCGCGAATGACGGAAAGGATGCGCTGAGCAAAATGACCGGACAGCGCATTCACCTCATCATCTCGGACGTCAACATGCCGAATATGGACGGCATCACTTTTGTGGCCGAGGCGAAGAAACTGCCGGCCTACAAATTCACCCCGATCATCATGCTCACCACCGAGTCGCAAGAGGACAAGAAGAAGCAGGCGCAGGCGGCCGGGGCCAAGGCGTGGGTGACCAAGCCGTTCCAGCCCGAGCAGATGCTCAGCGCGGTGGCGAAACTGGTCGCGCCGTGACCGGGCTGCGGCGGTTCATCGTCGACGACGAGCTGACGATCATCACGGCGGCGGAGCAGCGGGAGCGGCTGCTGACGATGTTCGGGGACGGTTCGGGCGTACGCGTGGACCTGTCCGGAATCACCGACCTGGACACCGCCGGCCTGCAACTGCTGCTGCTCGCCCGCGACGAGGGCGTACGCCGCAGCGTGCCGGTCGAGTTCGCCGAGCCGAGCCCCGCCGTCGCCGAGGTGCTCGCCCTCACCCGTCTGGAGCTGTGATGCCGTTCGACGACGACATGCGCGAAGCCCTCGACATGTTCGTGACCGAGGCGCGCGACCTGGTCCAGGGCCTGGAGGAGGGCCTGCTCGAGCTGGAGTCGCAGCCGTCGGGCGGCGAGGCGGTCAACGCGCTGTTCCGGGCCGCGCACACCCTCAAGGGCTCGTCCGGGCTGTTCGGCCTGCAGCACCTGGTCTCGTTCACCCACGTCGTGGAGACCGTGCTCGGCTCGGTCCGCGAGGGCCAGCTCGACGTGACCCCCGGGCTGGTCAGCGCCCTGCTGCCGTGCACCGACCACATCTCCGCGATGATCGAGTCGGTGGCCGAGGGCCGGCTGGAGGCCGACGCGGGGCAGTCCGCCGACAGCGCACGGCTGCTGACCGGGCTCGAGCCGTACCTCGCCGACGGCCCCGCGATGACCGCAGGCGCCGCGGCCGCCGAGGTCGACACCGCGCCGCGCGAGGGCGCCTGGCGGCTGGAGCTGCAGTTCGGGCCGGACTGCCTGCGCAACGGCATGGACCCGCTGTCGTTCCTGCGATACCTGTCCAGCCTCGGCACGGTCACCGATGTCATCACCGACACCGAACGGCTGCCCGAGGCCGACGAGATGGACCCCGAGTCCTGCTATCTCGGCTTCACCGTCGACCTGACCACCTCGGCGCCGAAGGCCGAGATCGAGGCGGTCTTCGACTTCGTCCGCGAGGACAGTGACATCCGGATCAGCCCGGCCGAGAGCCAGCTCGACACGTACGTCAAGGCGATCCGGGCCATGCCGGAGAACGACCGGATCGGTGACGTGCTGATCAACAGCGGCGCGGTCACCGAGGCGGAGATGGCCGAGGCGCTGCGCGTCCAGCAGGAACGGGCCGTGCGTGAGGGCACCCAGCCGGTGCCGATCGGCGAGATCCTGATCGAGCAGGGGATCATCCAGCGCGGCATCGTCGACGCCGCCCTGACCCGCCAGCGGCGTACCACCGAGACCCGCTCGCAGGACACCCGGACGATCCGGGTCGACGCCGCCCGCCTCGACAAACTCATCGACCTGGTCGGCGAACTGGTGATCGCCCAGTCCAGCACCGGCGTCGTCGGCGGCGAGCACACCAGCGAGGCGCAGAGCGAGGTGATGCGGCTGGTCGACGAGGTGCGGCACAGCGCGCTGTCGCTGCGCATGGTCCCGATCGGCACGACCCTGCGCCGTTTCGAACGGGTCGTGCGCGACGTCTGCATGGAACTCGGCAAAGAGGTGTCCCTGGTGATCACCGGTGGCGACGCCGAGATGGACAAGGCCCTGGTGGAACGGATCAGCGACCCGCTGCTGCACCTGGTCCGCAACTCTCTGGACCACGGCATCGAGCCGTCCGCGGAACGGCGCAAACACGGCAAGGCGCAGCAGGGGACGTTGCGGCTCAACGCGTACCACGACGCCGGCAACATCGTCATCGAGGTCGCCGACGACGGGCGCGGCCTGGACCGGGACCGGATCCTGGCCAAGGCGGTCGAACGGGAACTGGTCGCCCCCGGCACGCCGCTCACCGACTCCGAGGTCTACAACCTGATCTTCGAACCGGGTTTCTCCACCGCCGAGAAGGTCTCCAACCTCTCCGGCCGCGGCGTCGGCATGGACGTGGTGAAACGCAACGTCACCGCGCTGCGCGGCAGCATCGAGGTGGAGACCAACCGCGGCGTCGGCACCACGATCCGGATCCGGCTGCCGCTGACCCTGGCGATCATCGACGGCTTCCTGGTCGGGGTCGGCACGTCCTCGTTCATCGTGCCGCTGGACCGGGTCACCGAATGCGTCGAACTGCCGCCCGGCCCGCTCGGCCGCGACTGCATGAACCTGCGCGGCGAGGTGCTGCCGTTCATCCGCCTGCGGCAGCTGTTCAACATCCCCGGCCCACCGGCGCGCCGGCAGAACGTGGTGATCGTGGAACAGTCCGGGCAGCGCACCGGCCTGGTGGTGGACAGCCTGCTCGGCGAGCTGCAAACCGTGATCAAACCGCTCGGCGTCCTGTTCAGCCGGGTGAAGTGCATCAGCGGCTCGACCATCCTCGGCAACGGCGAGATCGCCCTGATCCTCGACGTGGCCCCGCTGGTCTCGGACTACTCCGACCGCGAACACACCCGCCAGGCGGTCGCCGTGGCCTGATCAGGGAATCTGCGAGTAGGCGATCGCCGCGAACCCGGCACTGCCCACCAGGCCGGCCACCGCCGCCCAGAAGGCGCAACCCAGACCGAACCGGCTGTCACCGCGCAACTCCTGCTCGGTCTCGGCCGGCGTCCGGCACGCCACCAGATACTTCCCGGTGCGGGGCAGGGTCAGCCCGACGGTTCCGTCGGCCAGGGCCGCCGGCTTACCGATCACATGCATCGGTACGCGTGACGGCAGCACTTCCTCGATCACGAAGACCCGGTCGGCGCCCTTGATCGAGCGCTGCGGAACCGTCCCGCGGTCGAGGAGGTGCTGCAGCCACGGCCCGGGCCGGCGCCAGCCGCTGGTCGTCTCGTCGACGGTCTGCTCGATCGGCGACGGCCCGGACCCGCCCACGGCATGGCGCGTCTGCGCCCAGACCGACAGGTGCCCGGAGAAGATCCGGCCCTGCAGGATCTGCGCCGAGACGGCGGCCACCCCGGAGTCGTCGGCCACGCCGAACGGGTCGCCGCCGGACTCCTCGTGCAGGATGGTCAACCGGGTGCTGTTCTCGCCGTTGCTGTCCTGCCGGTACACCATCGTGCGGTACCAGACCCCCTCCGCACCGGAGAGCGGCGCCACCAGCAGACCGCTGCGGCCGGGCACGGTCCGCCCGTACACCGCGAAGTTCCTGGGCAGCGCGGCACCGGGCCGCAGCTCGGCGCTGGGCCGCACCCGGTTGCGGGCGACCCAGCGCCGTTCCCGGCTGTCGCTGAGGGCCAGCAACAACGTCACCGGGACCATGATCAGTCCCGCCATCCCGGCGAAGGCGGTGACGATGATCGCGAAGGTAACCACGCGGTCAGGGTAGGCAACGACCGCCATGGATGGCGTCGGTCAGTGATCGCAGCAGGCGTGCCGGCTCTCCTCCACGTAGTGCGGGTCGTGCCACCAATAGCGCTCGGTCTCCGGCCGGGCGAGCGTCGGCGCCGCCACCGTGCGCGCCGTGACCTGCGCGGCGGCGAAAGGCTCCAGCAGGCCGGGCACGGTGTGCACGACGCCGGCCGCGATCACCTGACGTACGTTCGCCGCCTGCTTGATGTCGGTGAGGGGATCCCCGCCGAGCACCGCCAGGTCGGCGTAGTGGCCGCGGGCGATCCGGCCGAGCGGCTCGTTCAGGAATTCGCCGGGCAGGCGGGTGGCCGTGGACAGCGCCTCGTACGGCGTCATCCCGTACGCGACCATGGCCCGCAGGTTGAGGTGCGTGCTGACCGCGTTCGGCGAGATCGGTGAGTCGGTGCCGGTGATCACCTGCCCGCCGCCGCGGTAGAGCCGGATCAGGTGGGCCACCTGCCGGGCCAGGTTCTCCCGGGTCACTGTCTGATCCGTGGTCCGGGCCGTGTTCGCGATGGTCTGCAGGTTCGCGTACTCCCAGGTCGGGTAGAGGGTGCGCACCCGCTCGTCGACCAGCAGGCTGTCGTCCTCGCGCAGCAGCGTGGTGGACAGGAACAAGGTGGGGGTCCGGGCCGCGCGGGTGGCCAGGAAGATGTCCGCGACCTCGTCGTAGACCGTGCCGAGCGTGGTGACCGTCCGCGAGTAGCCGAAGCGGCTGGTCGCCCCGACGTGTTCCTGACCGTCGCCGCCGAACGCGAACGCCGGGTAGTGGTAGTGCGAGGTGGCGTGCACGTGGTGCCGGTGCGCCCAGGCGATCACCTGCCGCTGCCGTTCCGACGACAACCGGACGTACGCCTTCATCAGGTCGTAGTCGAGTGCCCCGGCCCGTTCCAGCTCCAGGGCGACCTGCCGGGGGTCGTAGGTGGGCCGCATGAAGTTGTAGAAGATCCGTGACCCGTCGACCGCCTCGCCGGTCGCGAAGTACCGCGGCCCGACCCGCGCCCCGGACTGGATCGACTCCCGTTCCTCGACCATGTGGTACGCCGGACTGCCGGGGGAGCGGGTCGTGGTGACCCCCAGCGACAGCCACAACCGGCCCTGCCGGTCGCCGTACGAATAGCCCTGCATCTCCCGGTGATGATGCATGTCGATCAGTCCCGGCGTGACCACCGCGTCCCGGGCGTCGACCAGCCGCCCGTCGCGCCCGGCCCGGTGCGGCTCCACCGCGGCGATCCGGTGCCCCTCGACGACGATGTCCACGTCCCGGACCAGCTCACGGCGCACACCGTCCCACATCCGCCCGGCGTGGATCACCGTCCGCCCGCGTGGCGAGGTGTTCGCCCAGGTCAACCGCATCGGTACGGTCTGCGCCCGCCCACCGTCCACGGACACCATCCGCAGCGTCCCGTTGTGCAGGTAGAGCAGCCGCCGGGAGTCGCCGCTCCAGCTCGGCGCGTCGGTCACCTCGTCGGTGATCTGCCGCGGCGATCCCGCGAAGCTGCCGTCGGCCTCGACGTCGACCACCCAGAGCACGCTGGCCAGCACGAACGCGATCCTCCGGCCGTCCGGCGACCAGACCGGCCCGTCGTCGCCGCGGGTCTGGATCGACCTGTGGGGGAGCGGGTCGACGTAGCGGCCGGCGCCGGTGGCGACGTCGACCAGCAGAATCTTGCTGAGGCCCTCGCGGAACCGGGCGGAGTACGGCACCACGGCGGCGAGCGCGATGGTCCGACCGTCGGCCGACCAGCTGGGGCGGCCCGGTTCGAAGGTGGCGGCGTACAGCTGCCGGACCGTGCCGCTCGCCACCTCGACGGTGTAGAGCGCGCCGGTCTGGTCGAGGAACGCCAGGTGTGAGCTGTCGGCGGACCAGCTGCCGGAGACCGCGGCCGCGTTCGGCAGGTCGGTCAGCTGCCGGTCGCCGCCGGTGGTCAGGTCCCGCAGCCAGATGTCGAGTTTGCCGCCCCGGTCGGTCGAGTAGGACAGGTGGCGGCCGTCCGGGGACCAGGCCGGATCGCTCTTCCACCACAGGTCGCGGGTCAGCGGCTGCGGTGGCCGGCCGATCCGCATGGTCCAGATGTCGTTGAGCGCCCGGAACGCGATCGACGTGCCGTCCGGCGACAGGACCGGGCTGCCGATGCCGAGGACCGGTTTGGGCGTACGCGAATCGAAGTCCCTCCGCCGTTTGCGGTAGCGGGGTGTGGTGAGCGTGACCGGCGCGGCGAAGCCGATCCGGGCGGC is part of the Actinoplanes sp. NBC_00393 genome and harbors:
- a CDS encoding CheR family methyltransferase, which produces MIPPEALARTISRDDFQYITGVLHDHTGIKLAPGKEALVAGRLDKRIRALGLGGYSDYVRLLRDRRDEGELRQLIDLLTTNETFFFRESQHFDYIRREVLPNRHPGRTFRLWSAASSTGEEAYTAAMVLADVLPPGSWEIIGTDISTRVVEGARTGLYPIAAAERIPKPLLRRFCLKGRDEYQGLMTVTRELRAKVQFHCRNLHEDFSGLGRFDVIMLRNVMIYFDMETKRSLIPRLTEMLVPGGHLIVGSSESLNAIPSRLKMVEPSIYRLDGDSRG
- a CDS encoding protein-glutamate methylesterase/protein-glutamine glutaminase, encoding MTGKIGVLIVDDSAVVRQVLSARLRGQPGIEVTGAVADPIFAMDHMNKSWPDVVVLDIEMPRMDGLTFLKKIMEVRPTPVVICSTLSQRNAEVSMEALASGAVAVIAKPETGLKKFIEDDGGDIVSAVRAAAAAGQRRRARPAAAAPVLARPSAPRPRSLATAAERLIAIGTSTGGTQALEKVLPALKPGLPGVVLVQHMPEKFTAAFAGRLDTMCRVRVKEAEDGDPVLPGHVLVAPGGRHLEVVRMDTRYRVRVFDGPPVNRHRPSVDVLFRSVAKAAGPDAIGVIMTGMGDDGARGLLEMRKAGAFTVAQDEATCVVHGMPREAVALGAADREVPLLQIAEVIHQHG
- a CDS encoding methyl-accepting chemotaxis protein; the protein is MAETLIAVISLAVGAAAGYWLRGRTDRPGPATLPAAAPDRYANDVSQFAGAVAPVWSAQIDSSRNQMENAVGQLTEKFAGIVENLDSVLTSSTGVLDESSGGAFDRSRERLGGVVGTLDDALTGKRQALEELHSLLGLNEELRRMSGEVTRIAAQTNLLALNAAIEAQRVGEAGAAFGVVALEVRQLADRSQNTSERMVEKVDRVAEAITSVLATAEANAEREGNAVAHANGEVQAVLDDLMSMLSRMQNSSQELEQAAVGIRGEIGDSLVNLQFQDRVNQMLEHLRDNIGRFPEVAASAAAGVAPLDAKVLLDELAARYTMAEEHQAHQSGTPVKVNESEITFF
- a CDS encoding response regulator — its product is MAKSILIVDDSASVRQVVSIALKGAGYEVITANDGKDALSKMTGQRIHLIISDVNMPNMDGITFVAEAKKLPAYKFTPIIMLTTESQEDKKKQAQAAGAKAWVTKPFQPEQMLSAVAKLVAP
- a CDS encoding STAS domain-containing protein, whose amino-acid sequence is MTGLRRFIVDDELTIITAAEQRERLLTMFGDGSGVRVDLSGITDLDTAGLQLLLLARDEGVRRSVPVEFAEPSPAVAEVLALTRLEL
- a CDS encoding chemotaxis protein CheA, translated to MPFDDDMREALDMFVTEARDLVQGLEEGLLELESQPSGGEAVNALFRAAHTLKGSSGLFGLQHLVSFTHVVETVLGSVREGQLDVTPGLVSALLPCTDHISAMIESVAEGRLEADAGQSADSARLLTGLEPYLADGPAMTAGAAAAEVDTAPREGAWRLELQFGPDCLRNGMDPLSFLRYLSSLGTVTDVITDTERLPEADEMDPESCYLGFTVDLTTSAPKAEIEAVFDFVREDSDIRISPAESQLDTYVKAIRAMPENDRIGDVLINSGAVTEAEMAEALRVQQERAVREGTQPVPIGEILIEQGIIQRGIVDAALTRQRRTTETRSQDTRTIRVDAARLDKLIDLVGELVIAQSSTGVVGGEHTSEAQSEVMRLVDEVRHSALSLRMVPIGTTLRRFERVVRDVCMELGKEVSLVITGGDAEMDKALVERISDPLLHLVRNSLDHGIEPSAERRKHGKAQQGTLRLNAYHDAGNIVIEVADDGRGLDRDRILAKAVERELVAPGTPLTDSEVYNLIFEPGFSTAEKVSNLSGRGVGMDVVKRNVTALRGSIEVETNRGVGTTIRIRLPLTLAIIDGFLVGVGTSSFIVPLDRVTECVELPPGPLGRDCMNLRGEVLPFIRLRQLFNIPGPPARRQNVVIVEQSGQRTGLVVDSLLGELQTVIKPLGVLFSRVKCISGSTILGNGEIALILDVAPLVSDYSDREHTRQAVAVA
- a CDS encoding amidohydrolase family protein, which translates into the protein MTAVSRRHLLAGVAGTTVLGPVATRAAAAGTSRTGLDQGTNLAVQLSPDGRRIAMDLVGVLWVLPASGGPARRLTGDLFDIAQPDWAPDGGSIAFQSYRTGTFDLWLIRPDGSGLRRLTEGPYDHREPRFAPDGRRLAFSADLSGSYGIHVLDLASGQITAVADSAAEEFEPAWSPDGRRIAFVVANTRIDVVEVATGARSTAVTVPAGQVIRGPAFTPDGSGIIYQLTLNGRAELWLDGAPVVTGEEVFPFRVSWRSPTEIVYAADGGIRRRTLGSMAPAARIGFAAPVTLTTPRYRKRRRDFDSRTPKPVLGIGSPVLSPDGTSIAFRALNDIWTMRIGRPPQPLTRDLWWKSDPAWSPDGRHLSYSTDRGGKLDIWLRDLTTGGDRQLTDLPNAAAVSGSWSADSSHLAFLDQTGALYTVEVASGTVRQLYAATFEPGRPSWSADGRTIALAAVVPYSARFREGLSKILLVDVATGAGRYVDPLPHRSIQTRGDDGPVWSPDGRRIAFVLASVLWVVDVEADGSFAGSPRQITDEVTDAPSWSGDSRRLLYLHNGTLRMVSVDGGRAQTVPMRLTWANTSPRGRTVIHAGRMWDGVRRELVRDVDIVVEGHRIAAVEPHRAGRDGRLVDARDAVVTPGLIDMHHHREMQGYSYGDRQGRLWLSLGVTTTRSPGSPAYHMVEERESIQSGARVGPRYFATGEAVDGSRIFYNFMRPTYDPRQVALELERAGALDYDLMKAYVRLSSERQRQVIAWAHRHHVHATSHYHYPAFAFGGDGQEHVGATSRFGYSRTVTTLGTVYDEVADIFLATRAARTPTLFLSTTLLREDDSLLVDERVRTLYPTWEYANLQTIANTARTTDQTVTRENLARQVAHLIRLYRGGGQVITGTDSPISPNAVSTHLNLRAMVAYGMTPYEALSTATRLPGEFLNEPLGRIARGHYADLAVLGGDPLTDIKQAANVRQVIAAGVVHTVPGLLEPFAAAQVTARTVAAPTLARPETERYWWHDPHYVEESRHACCDH